The Corythoichthys intestinalis isolate RoL2023-P3 chromosome 1, ASM3026506v1, whole genome shotgun sequence genome has a segment encoding these proteins:
- the ipo7 gene encoding importin-7 isoform X2, translating to MDPDVLVLVEALRGTMDPNLREAAEIQLSEGHTRQHFLSTLLRITMTEQLDLPVRQAGVIYLKNMITQHWAGGDDSSTETPVNKIPFEDRQFIRDSIVEAIIHSPERIRVQLTTCIHHMIKHDYPAKWTTIVDKIGFYLQSDNPTGWLGILLCLYQLVKNYEYKKPEERQPLVAAMHIFMPMLKDRFIQLLPDNSSQSVLIQKQIFKILYALFQYNLPLELINKQILTEWMEILKTVVDRDVPTVDDDEDPPELPWWKCKKWALHILARLFERYGSPGNTTKEYTEFAELFLKEYAVAAQQVLLKVLHQYKEKEYVAPRVLQQTLNYINQGIAHALTWKNLKPHIQGIIQDVVFPLMCYTDADEERWKEDPYEYIRMKFDVFEDFISPTTAAQTLLFTACNKRKEVLQRTMGFCHQILTNEANDPRKKDGALHMIGSLAEILLKKKVYKDQMEFMLYTHVFPLFSSVLGYMRARACWVIQYFCEVRFKSEKNLQTALDMTRLCLINDNEMPVKVEAAIALQVLISNQDKAKEHITPYIRPVMQALLHIVRETENDDLTNVIQKMICEYSEEVTPIAVEMTQHLAMTFNQVIQTGPDEEGGDDKAVTAMGILNTIDTLLSVVEDHKEITEQLEGICLQVIATVLQQHVMEFYEEILSLAHSLTCQQVSLQMWQLLPLVYEVFQQDGFDYFTDMMPLLHNYVTVDTNTLLSDTKYLEIMYDMCKKILTGDPGEDPECHAAKLLEVIILQCKGRGIDQVVPLFVAAALERLTREVKTSELRTMCLQVAIAALYYSPPLLLNTLENLRFPNNSKPITYDFLTQWLRDVDCFLGLHDRKMCILGLCALIDLEHRPQIITEFGGQLLPAAILLFSGLKRAYACRAEHENDDDDDDEDGEDDDDNAELGSDEDDIDEEGQEYLEMLAKQAGEDGDDEDWEEDDAEETALEGYTTAVDDEDNLVDEYQIFKAILQSIQTRDPAWYQTLTQVLNEDQGKQLIDIGTLADQRRAAHESRMIEKHGGYRFTAPVVPPSFDFGGTAPGMN from the exons ATGGATCCCGATGTTTTGGTTTTGGTCGAGGCCCTTCGGGGCACGATGGACCCCAACCTGCGAGAGGCGGCGGAGATACAACTTAGCGAG GGCCACACCCGGCAGCATTTTTTATCCACTCTGCTGCGCATTACCATGACTGAACAGCTGGATTTGCCAGTCAGGCAAGCAG GTGTCATCTATCTTAAGAACATGATAACCCAGCACTGGGCTGGTGGAGATGATTCTTCCACAGAAACGCCTGTCAATAAAATCCCCTTTGAAGACCGACAGTTTATTCGAGACAGCATCGTGGAGGCTATCATCCACTCACCTGAGCGGATCAG AGTCCAGTTGACAACATGCATCCACCACATGATCAAGCACGACTACCCCGCCAAGTGGACGACCATCGTGGATAAGATCGGCTTCTACCTTCAGTCTGACAACCCCACAGGATGGCTTGGCATCTTGCTCTGCCTTTACCAGCTGGTGAAAAACTACGA ATATAAGAAGCCTGAGGAGCGTCAGCCTCTGGTGGCTGCAATGCACATCTTCATGCCTATGTTGAAAGACCGTTTCATCCAGCTTCTCCCGGACAACTCCTCCCAATCTGTACTCATACAGAAACAGATCTTCAAAATCCTCTATGCTCTTTTCCAG TATAACCTACCCCTGGAACTCATCAACAAACAGATCCTAACTGAATGGATGGAGATTCTCAAGACAGTTGTGGATAGAGACGTACCAACG GTTGATGACGATGAGGACCCTCCTGAGCTTCCTTGGTGGAAGTGTAAGAAATGGGCTCTTCACATTCTAGCTCGACTATTTGAGAG ATACGGAAGCCCAGGCAACACAACCAAAGAGTACACAGAGTTTGCTGAACTTTTCCTCAAGGAATATGCCGTGGCAGCACAGCAG GTGCTGTTGAAAGTCTTACATCAGTACAAGGAAAAGGAATATGTGGCTCCAAGAGTACTCCAACAGACACTCAACTACATCAACCAGGGGATAGCTCATGCTCTCACATGGAAAAACCTTAAACCACACATTCAG GGCATCATTCAGGATGTGGTTTTCCCCCTCATGTGCTACACAGACGCCGATGAGGAGCGTTGGAAAGAGGACCCCTATGAGTACATTcgcatgaaatttg ATGTATTCGAGGACTTTATTTCTCCTACAACAGCTGCCCAGACGCTCCTCTTTACTGCCTGCAATAAACGAAAGGAG GTGCTGCAAAGGACAATGGGCTTCTGCCACCAGATTCTCACTAATGAAGCCAATGATCCCAGGAAAAAAGATGGTGCCCTACACATGATAGGCTCTCTGGCGGAGATCCTGCTCAAG AAAAAGGTTTATAAGGACCAGATGGAGTTCATGCTGTACACTCACGTCTTCCCCCTGTTCAGCAGTGTACTGGGCTACATGAGAGCCAGA GCCTGCTGGGTGATTCAGTATTTCTGTGAAGTGAGATTCAAAAGTGAGAAGAACCTGCAAACAGCTTTGGATATGACCCGCCTCTGTCTAATCAATGATAATGAGATGCCAGTGAAGGTTGAGGCTGCCATTGCCCTGCAAGTTCTCATCAGCAACCAGGACAAAG CCAAAGAACACATCACCCCATACATTAGGCCAGTAATGCAGGCATTGCTGCATATTGTCAGGGAGACGGAAAACGATGATCTCACCAACGTCATACAGAAGATGATCTGTGAATACAGTGAGGAGGTCACACCTATTGCAGTAGAGATGACTCAGCACCTG GCTATGACATTCAATCAGGTCATTCAGACTGGGCCTGACGAGGAAGGTGGAGATGACAAGGCTGTGACGGCTATGGGCATCCTCaacaccattgacaccttgttgaGTGTGGTGGAGGACCACAAAGAG ATCACAGAGCAGTTGGAGGGCATCTGTCTGCAGGTGATTGCGACCGTGCTGCAACAGCACGTAATGG AGTTTTACGAGGAGATTCTGTCATTGGCACACAGCCTCACTTGCCAGCAGGTGTCACTTCAAATGTGGCAGCTCCTTCCACTGGTTTATGAAGTCTTCCAACAGGATGGATTTGACTACTTCACAG ACATGATGCCTCTGCTGCACAACTATGTAACAGTTGATACGAACACCCTCCTCTCAGACACCAAATACCTGGAAATCATGTACGACATGTGCAAGAAG ATTCTAACAGGTGATCCAGGTGAAGATCCCGAGTGCCATGCAGCCAAACTTCTGGAAGTAATCATTCTGCAGTGCAAAGGTCGAGGCATTGACCAG GTGGTTCCCCTTTTTGTGGCTGCAGCGCTGGAGCGTTTGACCCGGGAGGTGAAGACCAGTGAGCTGAGGACTATGTGCTTGCAGGTGGCCATTGCTGCACTTTATTACAGTCCCCCTCTGCTCCTCAACACTTTGGAGAATCTGCGTTTCCCCAATAACAGCAAGCCAATCACATACGACTTCCTCACCCAGTGGCTAAGAGATGTCGACTGCTTCCTCGG CCTCCACGACAGAAAGATGTGCATCCTGGGCCTCTGTGCTCTCATTGACCTGGAACACAGACCCCAAATTATCACAGAGTTTGGTGGTCAACTTCTTCCAGCAGCCATTTTGCTCTTCAGTGGCCTCAAGAGGGCATACGCCTGCCGAGCGGAGCACGAGAATGACGATGACGACGACGACGAGGATGGGGAGGATGACGATGATAACG CTGAATTGGGTAGTGACGAGGACGATATTGACGAGGAAGGTCAGGAGTATTTGGAGATGTTGGCCAAGCAGGCAGGAGAGGACGGAGATGACGAAGACTGGGAGGAAGACGACGCCGAGGAGACGGCGCTCGAGGGCTACACTACAGCCGTAGATGACGAAGACAACTTGGTTGATGAATATCAGATCTTTAAAGCCATACTACAGA GTATCCAGACACGTGACCCGGCGTGGTATCAGACGCTTACTCAAGTACTCAACGAAGACCAAGGCAAACAGCTTATCGACATTGGCACGTTGGCAGACCAGAGACGGGCAGCACATG AATCCAGGATGATCGAAAAGCACGGCGGATACAGATTTACAGCCCCAGT
- the ipo7 gene encoding importin-7 isoform X1 — translation MDPDVLVLVEALRGTMDPNLREAAEIQLSEGHTRQHFLSTLLRITMTEQLDLPVRQAGVIYLKNMITQHWAGGDDSSTETPVNKIPFEDRQFIRDSIVEAIIHSPERIRVQLTTCIHHMIKHDYPAKWTTIVDKIGFYLQSDNPTGWLGILLCLYQLVKNYEYKKPEERQPLVAAMHIFMPMLKDRFIQLLPDNSSQSVLIQKQIFKILYALFQYNLPLELINKQILTEWMEILKTVVDRDVPTVRTETIINSLLRYTVALSTDLICPVHETMQVDDDEDPPELPWWKCKKWALHILARLFERYGSPGNTTKEYTEFAELFLKEYAVAAQQVLLKVLHQYKEKEYVAPRVLQQTLNYINQGIAHALTWKNLKPHIQGIIQDVVFPLMCYTDADEERWKEDPYEYIRMKFDVFEDFISPTTAAQTLLFTACNKRKEVLQRTMGFCHQILTNEANDPRKKDGALHMIGSLAEILLKKKVYKDQMEFMLYTHVFPLFSSVLGYMRARACWVIQYFCEVRFKSEKNLQTALDMTRLCLINDNEMPVKVEAAIALQVLISNQDKAKEHITPYIRPVMQALLHIVRETENDDLTNVIQKMICEYSEEVTPIAVEMTQHLAMTFNQVIQTGPDEEGGDDKAVTAMGILNTIDTLLSVVEDHKEITEQLEGICLQVIATVLQQHVMEFYEEILSLAHSLTCQQVSLQMWQLLPLVYEVFQQDGFDYFTDMMPLLHNYVTVDTNTLLSDTKYLEIMYDMCKKILTGDPGEDPECHAAKLLEVIILQCKGRGIDQVVPLFVAAALERLTREVKTSELRTMCLQVAIAALYYSPPLLLNTLENLRFPNNSKPITYDFLTQWLRDVDCFLGLHDRKMCILGLCALIDLEHRPQIITEFGGQLLPAAILLFSGLKRAYACRAEHENDDDDDDEDGEDDDDNAELGSDEDDIDEEGQEYLEMLAKQAGEDGDDEDWEEDDAEETALEGYTTAVDDEDNLVDEYQIFKAILQSIQTRDPAWYQTLTQVLNEDQGKQLIDIGTLADQRRAAHESRMIEKHGGYRFTAPVVPPSFDFGGTAPGMN, via the exons ATGGATCCCGATGTTTTGGTTTTGGTCGAGGCCCTTCGGGGCACGATGGACCCCAACCTGCGAGAGGCGGCGGAGATACAACTTAGCGAG GGCCACACCCGGCAGCATTTTTTATCCACTCTGCTGCGCATTACCATGACTGAACAGCTGGATTTGCCAGTCAGGCAAGCAG GTGTCATCTATCTTAAGAACATGATAACCCAGCACTGGGCTGGTGGAGATGATTCTTCCACAGAAACGCCTGTCAATAAAATCCCCTTTGAAGACCGACAGTTTATTCGAGACAGCATCGTGGAGGCTATCATCCACTCACCTGAGCGGATCAG AGTCCAGTTGACAACATGCATCCACCACATGATCAAGCACGACTACCCCGCCAAGTGGACGACCATCGTGGATAAGATCGGCTTCTACCTTCAGTCTGACAACCCCACAGGATGGCTTGGCATCTTGCTCTGCCTTTACCAGCTGGTGAAAAACTACGA ATATAAGAAGCCTGAGGAGCGTCAGCCTCTGGTGGCTGCAATGCACATCTTCATGCCTATGTTGAAAGACCGTTTCATCCAGCTTCTCCCGGACAACTCCTCCCAATCTGTACTCATACAGAAACAGATCTTCAAAATCCTCTATGCTCTTTTCCAG TATAACCTACCCCTGGAACTCATCAACAAACAGATCCTAACTGAATGGATGGAGATTCTCAAGACAGTTGTGGATAGAGACGTACCAACGGTGAGAACTGAGACGATCATAAATTCTCTGCTACGTTATACTGTAGCATTATCCACTGACTTGATATGTCCGGTGCACGAAACAATGCAGGTTGATGACGATGAGGACCCTCCTGAGCTTCCTTGGTGGAAGTGTAAGAAATGGGCTCTTCACATTCTAGCTCGACTATTTGAGAG ATACGGAAGCCCAGGCAACACAACCAAAGAGTACACAGAGTTTGCTGAACTTTTCCTCAAGGAATATGCCGTGGCAGCACAGCAG GTGCTGTTGAAAGTCTTACATCAGTACAAGGAAAAGGAATATGTGGCTCCAAGAGTACTCCAACAGACACTCAACTACATCAACCAGGGGATAGCTCATGCTCTCACATGGAAAAACCTTAAACCACACATTCAG GGCATCATTCAGGATGTGGTTTTCCCCCTCATGTGCTACACAGACGCCGATGAGGAGCGTTGGAAAGAGGACCCCTATGAGTACATTcgcatgaaatttg ATGTATTCGAGGACTTTATTTCTCCTACAACAGCTGCCCAGACGCTCCTCTTTACTGCCTGCAATAAACGAAAGGAG GTGCTGCAAAGGACAATGGGCTTCTGCCACCAGATTCTCACTAATGAAGCCAATGATCCCAGGAAAAAAGATGGTGCCCTACACATGATAGGCTCTCTGGCGGAGATCCTGCTCAAG AAAAAGGTTTATAAGGACCAGATGGAGTTCATGCTGTACACTCACGTCTTCCCCCTGTTCAGCAGTGTACTGGGCTACATGAGAGCCAGA GCCTGCTGGGTGATTCAGTATTTCTGTGAAGTGAGATTCAAAAGTGAGAAGAACCTGCAAACAGCTTTGGATATGACCCGCCTCTGTCTAATCAATGATAATGAGATGCCAGTGAAGGTTGAGGCTGCCATTGCCCTGCAAGTTCTCATCAGCAACCAGGACAAAG CCAAAGAACACATCACCCCATACATTAGGCCAGTAATGCAGGCATTGCTGCATATTGTCAGGGAGACGGAAAACGATGATCTCACCAACGTCATACAGAAGATGATCTGTGAATACAGTGAGGAGGTCACACCTATTGCAGTAGAGATGACTCAGCACCTG GCTATGACATTCAATCAGGTCATTCAGACTGGGCCTGACGAGGAAGGTGGAGATGACAAGGCTGTGACGGCTATGGGCATCCTCaacaccattgacaccttgttgaGTGTGGTGGAGGACCACAAAGAG ATCACAGAGCAGTTGGAGGGCATCTGTCTGCAGGTGATTGCGACCGTGCTGCAACAGCACGTAATGG AGTTTTACGAGGAGATTCTGTCATTGGCACACAGCCTCACTTGCCAGCAGGTGTCACTTCAAATGTGGCAGCTCCTTCCACTGGTTTATGAAGTCTTCCAACAGGATGGATTTGACTACTTCACAG ACATGATGCCTCTGCTGCACAACTATGTAACAGTTGATACGAACACCCTCCTCTCAGACACCAAATACCTGGAAATCATGTACGACATGTGCAAGAAG ATTCTAACAGGTGATCCAGGTGAAGATCCCGAGTGCCATGCAGCCAAACTTCTGGAAGTAATCATTCTGCAGTGCAAAGGTCGAGGCATTGACCAG GTGGTTCCCCTTTTTGTGGCTGCAGCGCTGGAGCGTTTGACCCGGGAGGTGAAGACCAGTGAGCTGAGGACTATGTGCTTGCAGGTGGCCATTGCTGCACTTTATTACAGTCCCCCTCTGCTCCTCAACACTTTGGAGAATCTGCGTTTCCCCAATAACAGCAAGCCAATCACATACGACTTCCTCACCCAGTGGCTAAGAGATGTCGACTGCTTCCTCGG CCTCCACGACAGAAAGATGTGCATCCTGGGCCTCTGTGCTCTCATTGACCTGGAACACAGACCCCAAATTATCACAGAGTTTGGTGGTCAACTTCTTCCAGCAGCCATTTTGCTCTTCAGTGGCCTCAAGAGGGCATACGCCTGCCGAGCGGAGCACGAGAATGACGATGACGACGACGACGAGGATGGGGAGGATGACGATGATAACG CTGAATTGGGTAGTGACGAGGACGATATTGACGAGGAAGGTCAGGAGTATTTGGAGATGTTGGCCAAGCAGGCAGGAGAGGACGGAGATGACGAAGACTGGGAGGAAGACGACGCCGAGGAGACGGCGCTCGAGGGCTACACTACAGCCGTAGATGACGAAGACAACTTGGTTGATGAATATCAGATCTTTAAAGCCATACTACAGA GTATCCAGACACGTGACCCGGCGTGGTATCAGACGCTTACTCAAGTACTCAACGAAGACCAAGGCAAACAGCTTATCGACATTGGCACGTTGGCAGACCAGAGACGGGCAGCACATG AATCCAGGATGATCGAAAAGCACGGCGGATACAGATTTACAGCCCCAGT